The Halalkalibaculum roseum genome window below encodes:
- the scpA gene encoding methylmalonyl-CoA mutase: MRPDFSEISYKSKLSTNGQSPNGKVDDTWQTPEKIGVKPVFTESDIADLEHLDYAAGIPPYLRGPYSTMYALRPWTIRQYAGFSTAEESNKFYRKALAQGQKGLSVAFDLATHRGYDSDHDRVTGDVGKAGVAIDSILDMKVLFDQIPLDEMSVSMTMNGAVIPIMAFYIVTAEEQGVSQEQLSGTIQNDILKEFMVRNTYIYPPKPSMRIIGDIFEYTSQHMPKFNSISISGYHMQEAGATCDLELAYTLADGLEYLRTGIDAGLDVDEFAPRISFFWAIGMNHFMEIAKMRAARMLWAKIVKRFNPDNPKSMSLRTHSQTSGWSLTEQDPYNNVARTTIEAMAAALGHTQSLHTNALDEAIALPTDFSARIARNTQIYLQEETGITKAVDPWAGSYYVEYLTDKIARRAWELIEEVEELGGMAKAIETGLPKMRIEEAAAKKQARIDSGQDTIVGINKYRLDKEDPIDILEVDNTKVRKAQIKRLEKLRSERNEDDVQQALNHITDVAKSGNGNLLQAAVDAARKRATLGEISDAMEKEFGRYKATVRSISGVYSSEIDQDDNFKKARELADQFAELEGRRPRIMVAKMGQDGHDRGAKVISTSFADLGFDVDIGPLFQTPEEAARQAVENDVHILGVSSLAGGHKTLVPKVIEELENLGRDDIMVIVGGVIPQQDYEFLYDQGVVGIFGPGTVISEAAQKILNILIESRKNNH; this comes from the coding sequence ATGAGACCTGATTTTTCTGAGATATCATATAAGTCGAAACTTTCTACCAACGGCCAAAGCCCAAATGGCAAGGTAGATGATACCTGGCAGACGCCCGAAAAAATCGGCGTCAAGCCGGTATTTACTGAATCGGATATTGCTGATTTGGAGCACCTGGATTATGCTGCCGGAATACCTCCCTACCTTCGAGGTCCCTACTCCACCATGTATGCCCTTCGGCCGTGGACTATCAGGCAATATGCCGGTTTCTCTACGGCGGAAGAATCCAATAAATTCTACCGCAAAGCTCTTGCTCAGGGTCAGAAAGGTCTTTCCGTTGCTTTTGACCTGGCTACCCACCGCGGATATGACTCAGACCATGACAGGGTTACAGGTGATGTAGGTAAAGCAGGTGTGGCCATCGATTCCATTCTCGACATGAAGGTGCTCTTTGACCAGATCCCTTTGGATGAGATGTCGGTTTCCATGACCATGAATGGGGCGGTGATTCCCATTATGGCTTTTTACATCGTAACCGCAGAAGAACAAGGGGTCTCACAGGAACAGCTGAGCGGTACCATTCAGAATGATATTCTAAAGGAATTCATGGTGCGCAATACCTATATATACCCACCTAAGCCTTCCATGCGTATCATCGGAGATATATTTGAGTACACGTCACAGCATATGCCCAAGTTTAATTCCATCAGCATCAGCGGTTATCATATGCAGGAAGCTGGGGCCACTTGCGATCTGGAGCTGGCCTATACCCTGGCCGACGGTCTCGAATACTTGCGTACCGGTATCGATGCCGGTCTGGATGTTGACGAATTTGCACCCCGTATTTCATTCTTCTGGGCTATAGGCATGAATCATTTTATGGAGATTGCCAAAATGCGCGCCGCCCGCATGCTATGGGCTAAAATTGTGAAGCGGTTTAATCCGGATAATCCGAAGTCCATGTCACTGCGCACTCATAGCCAAACATCGGGCTGGAGTCTGACCGAACAGGATCCCTACAATAATGTGGCAAGAACCACAATTGAAGCGATGGCCGCGGCCTTAGGACATACCCAGTCGCTGCACACCAATGCGCTAGATGAGGCTATAGCACTGCCTACGGACTTCTCGGCCCGCATTGCCCGAAACACTCAGATTTACCTTCAGGAAGAGACCGGCATTACCAAAGCAGTGGATCCCTGGGCCGGTTCCTATTATGTAGAATACCTCACTGATAAAATTGCCCGAAGGGCCTGGGAACTGATTGAGGAAGTTGAAGAGCTTGGTGGTATGGCCAAAGCCATTGAAACGGGACTGCCCAAAATGAGAATTGAAGAAGCAGCTGCCAAAAAGCAGGCACGTATAGATTCCGGTCAGGATACTATAGTCGGCATCAATAAATACCGACTTGACAAAGAAGACCCAATTGACATTCTTGAAGTGGACAATACCAAAGTGCGTAAGGCCCAGATCAAGCGACTGGAAAAGCTTCGCAGCGAGCGCAATGAAGATGACGTTCAGCAGGCCCTTAACCACATAACCGATGTTGCTAAATCCGGAAATGGCAACTTGCTTCAGGCAGCAGTTGATGCGGCCCGCAAGCGAGCGACCCTTGGTGAGATATCCGATGCCATGGAAAAAGAGTTCGGCCGGTACAAGGCAACCGTCAGATCAATATCAGGCGTGTATTCTTCAGAAATAGACCAGGATGACAATTTCAAAAAAGCCCGTGAGCTGGCAGATCAATTTGCCGAGCTGGAAGGTAGGAGACCGCGCATCATGGTGGCCAAGATGGGTCAGGATGGCCACGACCGTGGTGCCAAAGTGATCTCCACCAGTTTTGCCGACCTCGGCTTTGATGTGGATATCGGTCCGCTATTCCAAACACCCGAGGAGGCTGCCAGACAGGCTGTCGAAAACGATGTGCATATTCTTGGGGTATCCAGTCTGGCCGGCGGACATAAGACCCTTGTTCCAAAAGTCATTGAAGAGCTGGAAAACCTGGGAAGAGATGATATCATGGTTATAGTTGGGGGCGTGATACCGCAGCAGGATTATGAATTTTTATATGACCAGGGTGTGGTTGGCATCTTCGGCCCCGGTACGGTTATTTCGGAAGCCGCTCAAAAAATCCTGAACATTTTAATTGAGAGCCGGAAGAATAACCACTGA
- a CDS encoding acyl-CoA dehydrogenase: MEQVEQMMPPLTKLTEDEQMLKEAAADFANTVIKPKVQEMDEKAKLDPDLVQQFFDMGLMGIEVPEKYQGGGGTFFMSIVAIEEISKVDASAAVFMDVQNTLVNNAFLRWGSEETKQKYLPQLANKKVGAYCLSEAGSGSDAFALKATAEDKGDHYKLNGAKLWITNANEADIFLVFANLNPDAGYKGITAFIVERDFEGFSVSKKENKMGIRASSTCEILLEDCIVPKENVLGEVGKGYKVAIETLNEGRIGIGAQMIGIAQGAFDAALAYTQERKQFGQAVSDFQGVQFQLAKMATDIETARLLVYNSARLKENGESFLKEAAMAKYHSSEVAESVSSLAIDLFGGYGYVKEYPVEKFYRDSKIGKIYEGTSNMQLNTISKLLLK; this comes from the coding sequence ATGGAACAAGTAGAACAGATGATGCCTCCCTTGACGAAACTTACCGAAGATGAGCAGATGCTAAAAGAGGCGGCCGCCGATTTTGCCAATACCGTAATCAAACCTAAAGTTCAGGAGATGGATGAGAAGGCTAAGCTGGATCCCGATCTAGTGCAGCAGTTTTTTGACATGGGTCTGATGGGTATTGAAGTGCCTGAAAAATACCAAGGCGGAGGAGGTACCTTCTTCATGTCTATCGTTGCTATTGAAGAAATTTCAAAGGTTGATGCTTCTGCAGCAGTTTTCATGGACGTACAAAATACCCTGGTTAATAACGCATTTTTGCGTTGGGGAAGTGAAGAGACCAAGCAGAAATATCTCCCTCAGCTTGCAAATAAGAAGGTAGGAGCTTACTGTCTTTCCGAGGCCGGTTCCGGGAGCGATGCTTTTGCCCTCAAAGCGACGGCAGAAGATAAGGGTGACCACTACAAACTAAACGGTGCCAAGCTCTGGATTACCAATGCCAATGAGGCTGACATATTCCTGGTATTTGCAAACCTGAATCCCGATGCAGGATATAAGGGAATTACCGCGTTTATCGTAGAGCGCGATTTTGAAGGATTTTCGGTTTCCAAGAAAGAGAATAAGATGGGCATTCGTGCCAGCTCAACCTGTGAAATTTTACTTGAAGACTGCATCGTACCTAAAGAAAATGTATTGGGTGAAGTCGGTAAAGGGTACAAGGTTGCCATTGAGACACTAAATGAAGGACGAATTGGAATCGGTGCACAGATGATCGGTATTGCGCAGGGTGCTTTCGACGCTGCCTTGGCTTATACCCAGGAACGCAAGCAGTTCGGACAGGCAGTATCTGACTTCCAGGGGGTACAATTTCAGCTGGCTAAGATGGCAACCGATATTGAAACCGCACGTCTGCTGGTCTACAATTCTGCAAGGCTGAAGGAGAATGGTGAAAGTTTTTTGAAAGAGGCAGCCATGGCCAAGTATCACTCTTCGGAAGTTGCCGAAAGCGTCAGTTCATTGGCAATCGACCTGTTTGGCGGATATGGCTACGTGAAAGAGTATCCTGTTGAGAAGTTTTACCGTGATTCAAAAATCGGTAAAATCTATGAGGGGACTTCTAATATGCAGCTTAATACTATTTCAAAACTGCTGTTAAAGTAG
- a CDS encoding PAS domain-containing protein: protein MQSNIDKHLQELSKDEKAYKKLKELFNEVEEEKEKYQQHLNLLESAIQNDYDSILITELDLEKPGPKIVYVNDGFCKMTGYSREEVIGKTPRILQGPKTDRAILDKLKRKLREGQAFFGQAINYRKDGTEFVNQWDIHPLTDSEGKLTHWVSYQHDITERKRAEKVLVDTNVEFDDLHEESKRTVIDVDEQGNIVMANKSFRELVNYDKDELKQIKVWELFPKKYRTSLQNRFENDFDLKNFDAQEFKGIIKHKNGVPIQIKGKTEILELKDQDLIRAEIENISLQKRIMDTLKKRNQNFMNVFEKASEFNYRVTIENGKPVMEYVSEDFPEMTGISPEKVRQPGGLKELVHDDDYDKVIDHFQKILKGNQSTCEYRIRSKEGDYVDIIDYGKPRSDEDDNVICATGAISIKVTADPV, encoded by the coding sequence ATGCAATCTAATATCGACAAACATCTACAAGAGCTCAGCAAAGACGAGAAGGCCTACAAAAAGTTAAAAGAGCTGTTTAATGAAGTAGAGGAAGAAAAAGAGAAATACCAGCAGCATCTAAACCTGTTGGAATCTGCCATTCAGAACGATTATGACTCGATTTTAATCACGGAGCTTGATCTTGAGAAGCCGGGACCTAAAATTGTCTATGTAAATGACGGTTTCTGCAAGATGACAGGTTACAGCCGTGAAGAAGTTATTGGCAAAACACCCAGAATTTTGCAGGGTCCAAAAACTGATCGTGCGATATTAGATAAGTTGAAGCGCAAACTTAGAGAAGGCCAGGCATTTTTTGGTCAGGCTATCAATTACAGAAAGGACGGAACCGAGTTCGTCAACCAGTGGGATATTCATCCGCTGACCGACTCAGAAGGCAAATTGACACACTGGGTCTCCTATCAGCACGATATAACCGAGCGTAAGCGTGCTGAAAAAGTACTGGTCGATACCAATGTTGAATTTGATGATCTGCATGAAGAGTCGAAACGAACGGTCATTGACGTTGACGAGCAAGGAAATATCGTCATGGCCAATAAGTCGTTCCGTGAGCTCGTAAATTACGATAAAGACGAACTGAAGCAGATCAAAGTTTGGGAACTCTTCCCCAAAAAGTACCGAACATCCCTTCAGAATAGATTTGAAAATGATTTTGACCTAAAGAACTTTGACGCCCAGGAATTCAAAGGTATTATCAAGCATAAGAACGGTGTGCCTATCCAGATCAAGGGCAAAACCGAAATTCTTGAGCTGAAAGACCAGGATTTGATCCGTGCTGAGATTGAAAATATCTCCCTACAGAAGCGCATCATGGATACTCTCAAAAAGCGTAACCAGAATTTTATGAACGTTTTTGAGAAGGCATCTGAGTTTAATTACCGGGTAACTATAGAGAACGGTAAACCCGTAATGGAATATGTTTCTGAGGACTTCCCGGAAATGACGGGGATTTCACCTGAAAAAGTGAGACAACCGGGAGGTTTGAAAGAACTGGTTCACGATGATGACTATGATAAGGTAATAGATCACTTCCAAAAGATACTGAAAGGCAATCAGTCAACTTGTGAGTATCGCATTAGAAGTAAGGAAGGAGATTATGTAGATATTATAGATTACGGCAAGCCACGATCGGATGAAGACGACAATGTAATCTGTGCCACAGGGGCCATAAGTATAAAAGTAACTGCTGATCCGGTTTAA
- a CDS encoding dodecin: MENHTYKLIEITGTSDKSIEDAIERAVSKAANSVDELRWFKVMETRGTIDEDHVQQWQVTLKIGFTLKD, translated from the coding sequence ATGGAAAATCACACCTATAAGTTAATTGAGATTACCGGTACATCCGACAAGTCAATTGAAGATGCTATAGAACGAGCAGTAAGCAAAGCCGCAAATTCAGTCGATGAACTGCGCTGGTTTAAGGTTATGGAAACCCGGGGTACTATTGATGAAGATCATGTACAGCAGTGGCAGGTGACCCTGAAAATCGGATTTACTCTGAAAGATTAA
- a CDS encoding cold-shock protein: MAEREVGTVKWFHNGKGYGFITREEGEDIFVHFSEIAMEGYKKLEEGMKVEFTVAEGEKGLQAQEVIPI; encoded by the coding sequence ATGGCAGAAAGAGAAGTCGGAACCGTTAAGTGGTTTCATAATGGTAAAGGATACGGATTCATAACTCGCGAAGAAGGTGAAGATATTTTTGTTCACTTCAGCGAAATTGCAATGGAAGGCTATAAAAAGCTGGAAGAAGGTATGAAGGTTGAGTTTACTGTAGCAGAAGGCGAGAAAGGCCTTCAGGCACAGGAAGTGATACCCATTTAA
- a CDS encoding methylmalonyl-CoA mutase family protein: MTEHKDHFFDEFPPVSTEEWEKVIKKDLRGADYKEKLRWDTGEGFDILPFYRIEDIEEGRLKTPILSGNKKENNSWYICAPIFDKEVEDARESMHRALERGADALELTFQIKSTSGMLGGDMEGTSVQSQNSFEKLFRDVNLSATTLVFDSAMATPIYLAMLQNLEPEGKSGEVLSAIFSYDPFVYLARKGQLPKRKEILENEITDLVHSIGNMGSIKPLSADGRFWHNAGGTIVQELGLSLAAASEYLALLTDRGVDSDTAARSINFMLATGSKYFPEIAKFRTLRLLWKQLLQAYEADEEIPAYIHAETSLWNKTVYDPYVNMLRSTTEGMSAAIGGIDSLTVHPFDRIFEKPDDFSERIARNTQIIMQEESYFDKVTDPAAGSYYIEMLTDKIAEKAWSLFQEIELEGGLLKSLQNGTVQVALENSKQQRDRQIASRGRVFVGTNKYPNAGEKVTEEKELSNEFATVSLKSNDYDFTLDESEKALIASLRKALSDGAALGDLVPKLFQEDWSKQNYRTVQKYRGSEAFEELRMATEKQSERPKVLTLPLGNKKMRKARSSFTSNFFACAGYEIKDPIGFESVDEAVEAVREHAPDIAVICSSDEGYIQLVPDLCSKINQLDEQPIMVLAGYPKEELDQYRKDGIEEFIHAKSNVLVTLKDFHSRLGINERE, encoded by the coding sequence ATGACCGAACATAAGGACCACTTTTTTGATGAATTTCCACCTGTATCTACCGAAGAGTGGGAAAAAGTAATAAAAAAAGACCTTCGTGGAGCTGATTACAAAGAGAAGCTTAGGTGGGATACGGGTGAAGGTTTTGACATCCTACCCTTCTATCGAATAGAAGATATTGAAGAAGGTCGTCTCAAAACACCGATTCTGTCCGGCAACAAGAAAGAGAATAACAGCTGGTATATTTGCGCGCCCATTTTTGACAAGGAGGTAGAAGATGCCCGCGAGTCAATGCACCGTGCTCTGGAACGTGGTGCCGATGCCCTGGAGCTCACTTTTCAGATCAAAAGCACATCCGGAATGCTGGGCGGCGATATGGAAGGTACCTCGGTGCAGTCGCAGAACAGTTTTGAGAAGCTGTTTCGTGATGTAAATCTCTCGGCGACTACCCTCGTTTTTGACTCAGCCATGGCCACTCCCATTTATCTGGCAATGCTTCAAAACCTTGAACCAGAAGGAAAATCCGGGGAAGTTCTTTCAGCGATCTTCAGTTATGATCCATTTGTATACTTAGCCCGTAAAGGTCAGCTTCCAAAAAGAAAAGAGATTCTTGAAAATGAAATAACCGACCTGGTACATAGCATCGGCAACATGGGAAGTATCAAACCCTTGAGTGCAGATGGCAGGTTCTGGCATAATGCCGGGGGCACCATCGTTCAGGAACTGGGGCTTTCCTTGGCCGCAGCTTCTGAATACCTGGCGCTGCTAACCGATCGCGGCGTGGATTCTGATACCGCTGCCCGATCCATAAATTTTATGCTGGCTACAGGCTCAAAATATTTTCCTGAAATAGCAAAGTTTCGAACCCTGCGACTGTTATGGAAACAGCTTCTGCAAGCCTATGAAGCGGATGAAGAGATACCGGCCTACATCCATGCTGAAACATCCCTTTGGAATAAGACAGTATATGATCCTTATGTAAATATGTTGCGTTCCACAACGGAAGGCATGTCCGCTGCCATAGGAGGCATCGACTCCCTTACTGTTCATCCCTTTGACAGAATCTTTGAAAAACCTGATGATTTTTCCGAGCGCATTGCCCGTAACACACAGATCATTATGCAGGAGGAATCCTATTTTGATAAAGTCACCGATCCCGCTGCAGGTTCCTATTATATAGAGATGCTGACTGATAAAATTGCTGAAAAAGCATGGTCACTGTTTCAGGAAATTGAGCTGGAGGGCGGACTTTTGAAATCCCTGCAAAATGGAACGGTTCAGGTTGCTCTGGAGAATTCCAAGCAGCAACGCGATCGACAAATCGCTTCGAGGGGACGAGTGTTCGTAGGTACCAATAAGTACCCAAATGCCGGTGAAAAGGTGACCGAAGAGAAAGAGCTCAGCAATGAATTTGCTACGGTATCTTTGAAAAGCAATGATTACGACTTCACTTTGGATGAATCGGAAAAAGCGCTCATTGCATCCCTGCGCAAGGCATTGAGCGACGGAGCTGCTCTGGGCGATCTGGTTCCAAAGCTGTTCCAAGAAGACTGGAGCAAACAAAATTACCGAACCGTTCAGAAGTATCGCGGCAGCGAGGCTTTTGAGGAATTACGAATGGCAACAGAAAAGCAATCCGAAAGACCCAAGGTCCTCACCCTGCCACTTGGAAATAAAAAAATGCGTAAAGCGCGGTCTTCCTTTACCTCCAACTTTTTCGCCTGCGCCGGTTACGAAATTAAAGATCCTATAGGTTTTGAATCGGTAGATGAAGCTGTGGAAGCCGTTAGAGAACACGCACCCGATATAGCTGTAATTTGCAGCTCGGATGAGGGATACATACAGCTCGTCCCCGACCTTTGCAGTAAAATAAATCAACTGGATGAACAGCCCATCATGGTGCTTGCAGGATATCCTAAAGAAGAACTTGATCAATATCGGAAAGATGGCATTGAAGAGTTCATTCATGCCAAGAGTAATGTATTGGTAACCCTAAAAGATTTTCACAGCAGGCTGGGAATCAACGAACGCGAATAG
- a CDS encoding ATP-binding protein codes for MPTLSNIKEIALGKDLAKDNVAKIKKSGLITLNTVSFSLVGFSLLFLVAFYINSSVSLSWFFLSEAVAFSLIPILARKGYENTSKFLLIAYVVIGIIILSSVFGKDMLIQTFLVPACGLSILLFEKEQVRLRNIGIMMCVIAYFVLDYIIFDKIYISTQGSNLIKWSILGSAFITTWMVFNKFSESKDLAEERTEELLQQTQELNDELIQKKSELEDNVKKLEEAKKKVEEGSKAKTEFLSTMSHEIRTPMNAIIGMTNLLAKDNPREDQLEQLEILDFSAKTLLSLINDVLDFSKIESGKIEFEDLDFDLPYLLKGIIESFRFNTQKKGIELKLEIEDDVPDVLLGDSNRLTQILNNLVSNAVKFTDEGEVKIGVNKTGQEDNDVSLQFYVADTGVGISKDKQEKIFESFTQERTDTSRIFGGTGLGLTISKKLVDLQGGSIRVESTKGEGSTFYVDLTYELGDESQVDKLQSDKRITSKSLEGIKVLLVEDNLINQKVMTRFLEKWNMKITVANNGNEALNKVADEHFHIILMDLQMPMMDGYQSSQAIRTIDDQRKRNIPIIALTAAALKEVKEKVYASGMNDFITKPFNPVELQEKLEYHILDKQSKANTTNT; via the coding sequence ATGCCTACATTATCCAACATAAAAGAAATTGCCCTGGGGAAGGACCTGGCAAAGGATAATGTTGCCAAGATTAAAAAAAGCGGTTTAATCACTCTCAACACCGTTTCTTTCTCGCTTGTCGGATTTTCACTGCTTTTCCTGGTAGCATTTTATATCAACAGTTCGGTTTCGCTCTCCTGGTTCTTTTTGAGCGAAGCGGTTGCCTTTTCACTTATTCCAATTCTTGCCAGAAAGGGCTATGAGAATACTTCAAAATTCCTTTTGATCGCCTACGTCGTGATTGGGATCATTATTCTCAGTTCGGTTTTCGGAAAAGACATGCTGATTCAAACCTTTTTGGTACCGGCCTGCGGTCTTTCCATCCTTCTGTTTGAAAAAGAACAGGTACGCCTGCGAAACATAGGCATCATGATGTGTGTAATAGCTTATTTTGTATTGGATTATATCATTTTTGACAAGATTTACATCTCTACCCAGGGATCCAATCTTATCAAATGGAGCATTCTGGGTTCTGCCTTCATTACTACCTGGATGGTCTTTAACAAGTTTTCCGAGTCTAAAGACCTGGCGGAAGAGCGCACGGAAGAATTGCTTCAACAGACACAAGAGCTCAACGATGAACTGATTCAGAAGAAAAGCGAGCTGGAGGATAATGTTAAAAAGCTCGAAGAGGCCAAAAAGAAGGTAGAAGAGGGTTCTAAGGCCAAGACAGAATTTCTTTCCACCATGAGTCATGAAATACGAACCCCGATGAATGCCATTATCGGGATGACCAACCTGCTCGCCAAAGACAATCCCCGGGAAGATCAGCTGGAGCAACTGGAGATACTCGACTTCTCCGCGAAAACCTTGCTATCTCTGATCAATGATGTACTTGACTTCTCCAAAATTGAATCCGGTAAAATTGAATTTGAAGACCTTGATTTCGATTTGCCTTATCTGCTGAAGGGCATTATAGAAAGCTTTCGTTTTAATACCCAGAAGAAGGGCATAGAATTGAAATTGGAGATTGAAGATGACGTGCCGGATGTATTGCTGGGCGATTCTAACAGGCTTACTCAGATTTTAAATAACCTGGTAAGCAATGCCGTAAAATTCACTGACGAAGGTGAAGTTAAGATCGGAGTCAATAAAACCGGCCAGGAAGACAATGACGTCAGCCTGCAATTTTATGTTGCTGATACGGGTGTTGGAATTTCAAAGGATAAGCAGGAGAAAATATTTGAAAGCTTTACTCAGGAGCGAACCGACACCAGCCGCATCTTCGGCGGTACCGGGCTGGGACTGACCATCAGCAAAAAGCTGGTTGATCTGCAGGGAGGTTCTATCCGAGTCGAAAGCACTAAAGGCGAGGGCAGCACCTTCTATGTAGATTTAACCTATGAACTTGGGGATGAATCCCAGGTTGACAAATTGCAGTCTGATAAGCGTATCACTTCGAAGAGTCTGGAGGGCATCAAAGTCTTGCTGGTTGAAGACAACTTAATCAACCAGAAGGTGATGACGCGATTCCTTGAAAAGTGGAATATGAAAATTACAGTTGCCAATAACGGTAATGAGGCGCTGAACAAAGTAGCAGACGAACACTTCCACATTATTCTCATGGACTTGCAGATGCCGATGATGGACGGCTACCAGTCATCACAGGCCATACGTACCATAGACGACCAAAGAAAGCGCAATATACCTATCATCGCATTGACGGCTGCCGCTCTGAAAGAGGTTAAAGAGAAAGTATACGCTTCCGGGATGAATGATTTTATTACCAAGCCTTTCAATCCTGTAGAGCTACAGGAAAAATTGGAGTATCATATCCTGGATAAGCAGAGTAAAGCCAATACCACCAATACTTAA
- a CDS encoding clostripain-related cysteine peptidase, with protein MKNLFSRTSFSSLYIALILFFLAACSSSGSLKKQNGEFGSQDQDANYSIIYLIHGDADYLYHDSLGRALQADRKVLEEAIRVGEQAKSGEVFIFHQRPERKVLWIFPKKDRRFIHYRAGERISEKRYSPTGQSDSGTFSAEARLYDEFKSTGDSIKHRSLLYFGHEIPYENGKGYYHSLSSTYMNTDTFSSGIQSFLPGDLKKFDLITLSTCNNGSPDMVHALKPHTRYLLASPQNLHLSHIDTEGLFILENRPDVEAREVADKLSKDSYLRLTKSIQTVVSLSVYDMHEVGQNIQGIDSTYQNYLKSGSAADPGSDNIDCTELPFFDQESVFTEGVSIRYRPPRFGPKANKTTHSGWGCKDVDS; from the coding sequence ATGAAGAACCTCTTCTCACGCACCTCTTTTTCCTCTTTATACATTGCCCTTATACTCTTCTTTTTAGCTGCCTGCTCCTCTTCGGGATCCCTGAAAAAGCAAAACGGAGAGTTTGGGTCGCAAGATCAAGACGCAAATTATTCCATTATCTACCTTATTCACGGTGATGCAGACTATCTGTACCATGACTCTCTTGGAAGAGCCCTCCAAGCCGACCGAAAAGTGTTGGAAGAAGCTATTCGCGTGGGTGAACAGGCGAAAAGTGGGGAAGTGTTCATCTTTCACCAGCGGCCGGAACGAAAGGTATTATGGATCTTTCCCAAAAAGGATCGCCGGTTCATTCATTACCGAGCGGGAGAACGCATTTCTGAGAAGCGATACTCCCCAACAGGGCAAAGCGATTCCGGCACATTCTCAGCCGAAGCCCGACTTTATGATGAATTCAAATCGACAGGAGATTCCATTAAACACAGATCACTTCTCTACTTTGGGCACGAGATTCCCTACGAAAACGGGAAAGGATATTACCATTCGTTGAGCAGCACGTACATGAATACGGATACTTTCAGTTCGGGCATTCAGAGCTTCCTACCAGGGGATCTCAAAAAGTTTGACCTTATTACGCTTTCAACCTGTAATAACGGATCTCCGGATATGGTACATGCACTCAAGCCTCATACCCGTTACCTGCTGGCTTCACCCCAAAACCTGCATCTGTCACATATCGACACAGAGGGGCTTTTCATATTAGAGAACCGGCCTGATGTTGAGGCTCGTGAAGTTGCTGACAAACTATCCAAAGATTCCTACCTCCGGCTGACGAAATCCATACAGACCGTAGTTTCACTTTCTGTTTACGATATGCATGAGGTGGGCCAAAATATTCAGGGTATTGACTCTACCTACCAAAATTACCTTAAATCGGGCTCAGCGGCCGATCCCGGCTCAGATAACATCGACTGTACCGAGCTACCTTTTTTCGACCAAGAGTCTGTATTTACCGAAGGGGTGTCCATCCGTTATCGTCCGCCCCGCTTTGGACCTAAGGCTAATAAGACTACCCATTCCGGTTGGGGATGTAAGGATGTGGACTCCTGA
- a CDS encoding SufE family protein gives MADIQEIQQNIIKEFAALVDWTERYKYIIKLGRDLEPLDEEYKIEDNLVRGCQSQVWLHTRLKDGKVIFEADSDAAITKGLVALMVRFYSGQDPDTIISTKPEFIQKIGMEEHLSPTRSNGLASMVKQMKIYAMAYKTKMQQEQAEA, from the coding sequence ATGGCGGATATCCAGGAAATACAGCAGAACATTATTAAGGAGTTTGCCGCTCTTGTAGATTGGACCGAACGCTATAAATATATTATCAAACTCGGTCGTGATCTTGAACCGCTGGATGAAGAGTATAAAATTGAAGACAATCTTGTGAGGGGATGTCAATCACAAGTGTGGCTTCATACCAGGCTGAAAGACGGGAAGGTGATCTTTGAGGCCGATAGTGATGCGGCAATAACCAAAGGATTGGTTGCCCTCATGGTTCGGTTCTATTCCGGGCAAGATCCTGACACCATCATTTCCACCAAACCGGAATTTATACAGAAAATCGGCATGGAAGAACACCTTTCTCCGACCCGATCAAACGGTTTAGCTTCCATGGTGAAGCAGATGAAAATCTATGCTATGGCCTACAAGACAAAAATGCAGCAGGAACAGGCTGAAGCCTGA